In the Insulibacter thermoxylanivorax genome, one interval contains:
- the fabV gene encoding enoyl-ACP reductase FabV — MIIKPKVRGFICTTAHPIGCARNVQEQIDYVKQQPAIDGPKKVLIIGSSTGYGLASRIAAAYGSQAATLGVCFERPASGSRTATAGWYNTAAFERAARADGLYAASIVGDAFSDEIKQQTIEKIRKDLGQVDLVVYSLAAPRRTHPTSGETFNSVLKPIGSTYTNKTVDIHTGEVTEITLEPASDEEIRATIAVMGGEDWAMWIDALLEAGVLAEGAKTVAYSYIGPEITYPVYREGTIGRAKDDLESTSHQLHEKLQSRIGGEAYVSVNKALVTQSSAAIPVVPLYISLLFKVMKDKGLHENTIEQMHRLFRDRLYKGGEVPVDEQRLIRVDDLEMRQDVQEEVAKLWQQVTSENLQEISDIAGYRTDFFKLFGFEVDGVDYDAEVDPNVELEA, encoded by the coding sequence ATGATCATTAAACCTAAAGTGCGCGGATTCATCTGCACAACTGCTCATCCGATCGGTTGTGCCCGGAATGTGCAAGAGCAGATCGATTACGTCAAGCAGCAGCCGGCCATTGACGGACCGAAGAAGGTGCTCATCATCGGCTCATCGACGGGCTACGGTCTGGCATCCCGCATCGCGGCGGCTTACGGCAGCCAAGCGGCTACGCTGGGCGTATGCTTCGAGCGGCCGGCATCCGGCAGCCGCACGGCAACGGCCGGCTGGTACAACACCGCAGCCTTCGAACGAGCAGCGCGGGCTGACGGCCTCTATGCGGCCAGCATCGTCGGCGATGCCTTCTCCGATGAGATCAAGCAGCAAACCATCGAGAAGATTCGCAAGGACCTGGGCCAAGTGGACCTCGTCGTCTACAGCTTGGCAGCACCGCGCCGCACCCACCCGACCAGCGGCGAAACCTTTAACTCCGTGCTGAAGCCGATCGGCAGCACATACACGAACAAGACCGTGGATATCCATACGGGCGAGGTCACCGAGATCACCCTGGAGCCGGCTTCGGATGAGGAGATCCGCGCGACCATCGCCGTCATGGGCGGCGAAGACTGGGCGATGTGGATCGATGCCCTGCTGGAAGCAGGTGTGCTGGCTGAAGGCGCGAAGACCGTCGCCTATTCCTACATCGGTCCGGAGATCACCTACCCGGTCTATCGCGAAGGAACGATCGGACGAGCCAAAGACGATCTGGAAAGCACGAGCCACCAGCTCCATGAGAAACTGCAATCCCGCATCGGCGGTGAAGCCTATGTCTCTGTGAACAAGGCGCTTGTCACCCAATCCAGCGCGGCCATTCCCGTCGTTCCGCTGTACATCTCCCTGCTCTTTAAGGTGATGAAGGATAAGGGCCTGCACGAAAACACCATCGAACAGATGCATCGCCTGTTCCGCGATCGACTGTACAAGGGCGGAGAAGTGCCTGTGGATGAGCAGCGGCTCATCCGCGTCGATGATCTGGAGATGCGTCAAGATGTCCAAGAGGAAGTGGCCAAGCTCTGGCAGCAAGTCACTTCGGAGAATCTGCAGGAGATCAGCGACATCGCGGGATATCGCACGGACTTCTTCAAGCTGTTCGGCTTCGAGGTCGACGGCGTCGATTACGATGCTGAGGTCGATCCGAACGTGGAACTGGAGGCCTGA